In one Plasmodium vivax chromosome 4, whole genome shotgun sequence genomic region, the following are encoded:
- a CDS encoding hypothetical protein, conserved (encoded by transcript PVX_003720A) codes for MNEILNSNGIIICKNIPIDKNRFEITEIFSKYGPLLGEGIHFGKKNSNMFYVKYVFFKDAIKAYESLKDDKTGEYDFRLSFSKNDEIKYRAVKGNRKAVEELKYIYRNNEQIKVNDGMTNELLNEINEQNTEMLKKKKKEKEMEKKKDKSFILNLLTKIDEPQESEQSARLKADLKNYLSLNCLCVYHFDENNKHDNYLTPTFPK; via the exons ATGAATGAAATCCTCAACAGCAACGGGATTATCATTTGCAAAAACATCCCCATCGACAAAAACAGATTTGAAATAACGGAAATATTTAGCAAAT ATGGACCGCTCCTCGGTGAAGGCATCCactttgggaaaaaaaacagcaacaTGTTTTACGTGAAATATGTTTTCTTTAAAGATGCCATAAAGGCGTACGAG agcTTGAAGGACGACAAGACGGGCGAATACGACTTCAGGCTGTCGTTCAGCAAAAACGACGAGATAAAATATAGGGCGGTCAAAG GCAACAGGAAGGCCGTCGAGGAACTCAAGTACATTTACAGAAACAACGAGCAGATAAAAGTGAACGATGGCATGACCAACGAGCTCCTCAACGAAATAAACGAACAGAACACCGAGATgctgaaaaagaagaagaaggaaaaggaaatggagaagaaaaaggacaagTCCTTTATTTTGAACCTCCTCACCAAAATCGACGAGCCGCAGGAAAGCGAGCAGAGTGCCAG GCTAAAGGCAGACCTAAAAAATTACCTCAGCCTGAATTGCCTCTGCGTTTACCACTTTGACGAAAACAACAAACATGACAATTACTTAACGCCCACCTTTCCGAAGTGA
- a CDS encoding DNA-directed RNA polymerase II 16 kDa subunit, putative (encoded by transcript PVX_003705A), protein MAGNEHGDVKNLDLGPEFKNCKCLNLCELQLILGDQLRLTSKRNEEAQALIKSSFDYANKFATIKNRSSIVDVRTNLERIGELHEYEIAMLVNLLPKTVQEARYFIPSLIRLGDETLNSILEHLISYKMYVS, encoded by the exons ATGGCGGGCAACGAGCACGgggatgtaaaaaatttggaccTGGGCCCAG aaTTCAAAAACTGCAAGTGCCTAAACCTGTGTGAGTTGCAGCTGATCTTGGGAGACCAGCTGCGGCTGACGTCGAAGCGGAACGAGGAGGCGCAGGC gcTGATAAAGTCCTCGTTCGACTACGCCAACAAGTTCGCGACGATCAAGAACAGGAGCTCCATCGTGGACGTGCGGACGAACCTGGAGCGCATCGGGGAGCTGCACGAATACGAGATAGCCATGCTGGTGAACCTGCTGCCCAAGACGGTGCAGGAGGCGCGGTACTTCATCCCGTCGCTCATTCGGCTGGGCGACGAGACGCTGAACTCGATTTTGGAGCACCTCATCAGTTACAAGATGTACGTCTCGTGA
- a CDS encoding hypothetical protein, conserved (encoded by transcript PVX_003700A), producing the protein MNPPDEHAITRKINLLRRQRQAEPPRRERSYEDLLQEMETCVRMRNGYQVSSILKLTQLPVDILSFDETTEIELRKKIKKKNALKNYEQIIIDHYNIIKTLCNRNAINWDVLLNIGCKFLSSFIHLYSENLWLLPYLLTICSFLNNISTLADSYYNTSSKNDIYNEENEDVNEKNKYTIEVLNSIRGKIGIVKGDIEKHGGFIILMFQSIKLCMKLNNMQITTSFLKIINSTDIEYSYIPKSFIVLFKYQLGKLYLHKMEYEKAEREFIWAFANSRKGKTDFKKKLLESIISIRLNKGLYPPKRLLQDYELTIYIDIIHSIKQGNIFLYNRVMGRHSKYFFDNGLNECIDQIHFVVKRNLLKIAVDWWNETIKGNPNKLYKVPICIFHHIFNWARITQHHHQLETLCIITSLILFKYINAYIAYDSNILVLSKNDPFPSLSKSRLGALGGER; encoded by the coding sequence ATGAACCCCCCGGACGAGCACGCCATAACACGCAAAATCAACCTGCTGCGGAGGCAGCGGCAAGCCGAGCCGCCGCGGCGGGAGCGCAGCTACGAAGACCTGCTGCAAGAAATGGAGACCTGCGTGCGGATGCGAAACGGGTACCAAGTCAGCTCCATCCTGAAGCTGACCCAACTGCCAGTAGACATCCTCTCATTTGACGAAACAACAGAAATAGagttgcgcaaaaaaataaaaaaaaaaaacgccctAAAAAATTACGAGCAAATCATAATAGACCATTATAACATCATCAAAACGTTGTGCAACCGAAATGCAATCAACTGGGACGTTCTGCTCAACATAGGATGTAAATTCCTATCCTCCTTCATCCACCTGTATAGCGAAAACCTGTGGTTACTACCCTACCTGCTGACCATCTGCTCGttcttaaataatataagcaCCCTGGCAGATTCCTACTATAACACCAGCAGCAAAAACGACATCTacaatgaagaaaatgaggaCGTAAATGAGAAGAATAAATACACAATAGAAGTGCTGAATTCTATAAGAGGCAAAATAGGAATCGTTAAGGGGGACATAGAAAAACACGGAGGGTTCATCATCCTCATGTTCCAATCGATAAAGCTTTGCATGAAGCTTAACAATATGCAAATAACCActagctttttaaaaatcataaaTTCCACCGATATAGAATACTCCTACATACCCAAGTCGTTTATAGTCCTCTTCAAGTACCAACTGGGAAAGTTAtatttgcacaaaatggagtaCGAAAAAGCAGAAAGGGAGTTCATTTGGGCGTTTGCCAATTCgaggaagggaaaaacggactttaaaaagaagctgCTAGAGAGTATCATCTCCATCCGTTTGAATAAGGGACTCTACCCCCCCAAGAGACTGCTACAGGATTACGAGCTCACCATCTACATTGACATTATTCACTCTATAAAACAGGGTAACATTTTCCTGTACAATCGGGTGATGGGGAGGCACTCCAAGTATTTCTTCGACAATGGGCTGAACGAATGCATAGACCAGATTCACTTCGTTGTGAAGCGGAACCTTCTCAAAATCGCTGTGGACTGGTGGAATGAGACCATTAAGGGGAATCCTAATAAGCTATATAAAGTCcccatttgtattttccaCCATATTTTTAACTGGGCCCGAATTACGCAGCACCACCACCAGCTCGAGACCCTCTGCATCATCACGTCGCTCATCCTGTTCAAGTACATCAATGCGTACATCGCCTACGACAGCAACATCCTCGTGCTCAGCAAGAACGACCCCTTCCCCTCGCTCTCCAAGTCCCGCCTGGGCGCGCTCGGCGGGGAGCGCTAG
- a CDS encoding hypothetical protein (encoded by transcript PVX_003710A): MFPSPYLFLFFDFSETHRTMYASAQGAANRGEKKGKRSKRKTAQCSMAEWQNRTDTPQHSTVRALCLTALPFLFPPNGATNSTRCEARSVEEEPHLNLTSSIPLRCSFPSLTKQMGVLSPPAPGFHSPDEVANLCGSLCIFSPVQRGLPSLLFC; encoded by the coding sequence ATGTTTCCCTCCCCctatttgttccttttttttgacttttcGGAGACTCATAGGACGATGTATGCCTCTGCGCAGGGGGCCGCCAAtcgaggggaaaaaaagggaaaacgaagcaaaaggaaaacagcCCAGTGCAGTATGGCAGAATGGCAGAACAGAACAGACACACCACAGCACAGCACAGTGCGTGCACTTTGCCTCACCGCTCtgcctttcctttttcccccgaACGGAGCAACCAACAGCACTCGGTGCGAAGCGCGGAGTGTGGAAGAGGAACCCCACCTTAACTTAACAAGCAGCATCCCTCTTAGGTGCTCCTTCCCCTCCCTGACCAAACAGATGGGGGtactttccccccccgcaccTGGTTTTCATTCACCAGACGAGGTAGCCAACCTGTGTGGCTcattgtgtattttttctcccgtCCAAAGGGGCTTGCCCTCCCTTCTCTTTTGCTAA
- a CDS encoding 26S proteasome regulatory subunit, putative (encoded by transcript PVX_003730A), whose amino-acid sequence MTAEDKKAVSIKVPVKPKEAEEKRRKLNSLKIKNEELNEEEKKKKEELELLITRLRDEDPEVVNLSITMLNKEIIDTSGILTSSLLALKVLKTHYSTLLEIHEEMKFEECKRKMSNMISALSTTIGDENNIVKYVIMGNKNDLVNYGHEYIKNLISKLLVEFKNVKEEESSGSGAAVTPGGAGGPAAATASLGATSLAATSLAATSLAATSLAATSPVTASPVTAPPMTASSPAAGAPRGSHMLSHIYELVNIIVPYCFNHNTEYEAIDLLIEVDKINDIHLYVDEKSCERSILYLLNITHYSSSTEEYYKLMEVILHILKKHKRHVECLKILLKLNRRDKIKDLLFECGDMITCKQMALICSRHSIHLEFTQEEVIRYPHMNLNQLASLSSGEHLSSIFLKLAKDLDVEEPKLPEDIYKTHLEEKRNTNVWDSAKQNLSASFVNAFVNAAFCKDKLMTVNSSLWIFKNKDYGLMSATASMGLLLMWNVDEGLSQIDKFQYSSDHHVKAGALMAFGLACTNVKSECDPAFALLSEHIDAENTMERIGAILGFGYAYAGSGKENLLDVLMPPLVDNGCIIECSVFAAVSLGLVFVGSQNREIAEYIIDTVMEREKVNSSLDQPIAKLYAVALGLLFLCAREKCEATLSALEIIKHPIAKYMITTVEGMAFAGSNDVLKVQKMLQVLVEKRSDKKVNMDGSAKPTDQPHHPAPCGNAVDGKAPQGADAKGPLLDGKRANPTLGSSKSAKTGPADGKGSTTNAGSGSGGNTPQAEDNLDQCVAILNIALIALTDDISSEMTTRIIDHFLQYSNLNQKKAVPLALALLFTSFPKPNIVDILSKLTHDQDADVALHAIMSLGFVGAGTNNSRIAILLRQLSTFYCKDTNATFVVRLSQGLLYMGKGLLTINPLHSNRSIINYVALGSLLVTIHACLQLKTTILGKYHYLLYHLVPCIYPRMLVTVNEDLEPLPISVRVGQAVDVVGQAGKPKTITGFQTHVTPVLLLHTDRAEIATEEYIPINDTLEGIVILKKDPNYVPPAIN is encoded by the exons ATGACGGCGGAGGACAAGAAG gcCGTGTCCATCAAGGTGCCCGTGAAGCCCAAGGAAGCggaggagaagaggaggaagctgAACAGCCTGAAGATCAAGAACGAGGAACTgaacgaagaggagaagaaaaagaaggaagagcTGGAGCTGCTCATCACCAGGCTAAGAGATGAAGACCCAGAGGTAGTCAACCTATCCATTACTATGCTAAACAAGGAGATAATAGATACCAGTGGAATTTTGACGTCTTCCCTGCTAGCCCTGAAGGTACTGAAGACCCACTACAGCACGCTACTCGAAATACATGAGGAAATGAAATTTGAGGAGTGCAAAAGGAAGATGAGCAACATGATAAGTGCCCTGTCTACCACCATAGGGGATGAAAACAACATTGTGAAGTATGTCATCATGGGCAATAAGAACGATTTGGTGAATTATGGCCATGAGTACATAAAGAATTTAATCTCCAAGCTGTTGGTGGagtttaaaaatgtgaaagaggAGGAGTCGTCTGGCTCCGGGGCGGCCGTCACCCCCGGTGGAGCAGGTGGCCCGGCAGCGGCGACTGCTTCGTTGGGGGCGACGTCTTTGGCGGCCACGTCTTTAGCGGCTACCTCGTTAGCGGCAACCTCGTTAGCGGCAACCTCTCCTGtgaccgcttcccccgtGACCGCCCCCCCGATgaccgcttcttcacccgcTGCGGGCGCACCACGGGGATCGCACATGCTGAGCCACATCTACGAGCTGGTGAACATCATCGTGCCGTACTGCTTCAACCACAACACGGAGTACGAAGCGATCGACTTGCTGATCGAGGtggacaaaataaatgacatTCACCTGTACGTGGATGAGAAGTCCTGCGAAAGGTCCATCCTGTATCTGCTCAACATAACCCACTACAGCTCCTCCACGGAGGAATACTACAAATTGATGGAGGTGATTCtgcacattttgaagaagcacaaGAGGCATGTGGAATGTTTAAAGATTTTACTAAAGCTAAACAGGAGGGATAAAATCAAAGACCTGCTCTTCGAGTGCGGAGACATGATTACCTGCAAGCAGATGGCTCTCATATGTTCTAGACATTCCATCCATTTGGAGTTCACCCAAGAGGAAGTGATTCGCTACCCTCACATGAACCTGAACCAGCTAGCTAGCCTTTCCTCAGGGGAACATttatcttccatttttttgaaactaGCCAAAGACTTAGATGTAGAAGAACCCAAATTGCCAGAAGATATTTACAAGACACATCTGgaggaaaagagaaacacAAATGTGTGGGACTCTGCAAAGCAGAACTTGTCCGCCTCCTTTGTAAATGCATTTGTTAATGCCGCCTTCTGTAAGGATAAGCTAATGACGGTTAATTCGTCTCTTTGGATTTTTAAGAATAAGGATTACGGGTTGATGAGTGCAACTGCTTCTATGGGGCTACTGCTCATGTGGAACGTCGACGAAGGGTTGTCCCAAATTGATAAGTTTCAATACAGCAGCGACCATCATGTGAAGGCAGGCGCTTTGATGGCATTCGGGTTAGCCTGTACGAATGTAAAAAGTGAATGTGACCCCGCATTTGCTTTGCTATCAGAACATATTGATGCGGAAAATACGATGGAGAGAATAGGAGCCATATTAGGCTTCGGCTATGCATATGCTGGTTCGGGGAAGGAGAACCTCCTCGATGTGCTCATGCCACCGCTGGTAGATAACGGCTGCATCATCGAGTGCAGCGTATTCGCAGCTGTCTCGTTGGGACTCGTCTTCGTCGGTTCGCAAAATAGAGAAATTGCAGAGTACATCATTGACACTGTCatggagagggagaaggtTAACAGCTCTCTCGATCAGCCCATCGCAAAATTATACGCAGTCGCCTTAGGCCTTCTGTTCCTCTGCGCaagggaaaaatgcgaaGCTACTCTCTCCGCCCTGGAAATCATCAAACACCCAAttgcaaaatatatgattaCGACTGTGGAGGGGATGGCCTTCGCTGGCTCCAACGACGTTTTGAAGGTCCAAAAGATGTTGCAAGTTTTGGTCGAAAAAAGAAGTGACAAGAAGGTTAATATGGACGGTTCTGCAAAGCCGACTGATCAGCCTCATCATCCTGCACCTTGTGGGAATGCAGTCGATGGGAAGGCTCCCCAGGGTGCAGACGCGAAAGGCCCCCTTTTGGATGGCAAGCGGGCCAACCCCACCCTAGGTAGTAGTAAAAGCGCCAAGACTGGCCCAGCGGACGGGAAAGGCAGTACTACCAACGCAGGAAGTGGCTCAGGAGGGAATACCCCCCAGGCGGAAGACAACCTAGATCAGTGCGTAGCCATCCTGAACATTGCCCTCATCGCCCTAACGGATGACATCAGCTCCGAGATGACGACCAGAATTATCGACCACTTCTTGCAGTACTCTAATTTGAACCAGAAGAAAGCCGTCCCTTTAGCTTTGGCGTTGCTATTCACGTCCTTCCCCAAACCGAACATCGTTGATATCCTCTCCAAACTGACGCACGACCAGGATGCAGATGTGGCTTTGCATGCGATCATGTCTCTGGGGTTTGTTGGTGCAGGGACGAATAACTCCCGTATAGCCATATTACTCAGACAGCTGTCAACCTTCTATTGCAAAGATACCAATGCCACCTTTGTGGTGAGACTCTCTCAGGGGCTACTCTACATGGGCAAGGGGCTACTAACTATCAACCCCTTGCATTCGAACCGATCCATCATCAACTACGTGGCGCTGGGGTCCCTCCTCGTCACCATCCACGCGTGCCTCCAGCTGAAGACCACCATCCTGGGCAAGTACCACTACCTGCTGTACCACCTCGTGCCGTGCATTTACCCCCGCATGCTCGTCACCGTGAACGAGGACTTGGAGCCCCTCCCCATTTCGGTGCGCGTGGGCCAG gCCGTCGACGTCGTCGGGCAAGCCGGCAAGCCCAAGACCATCACGGGGTTCCAGACCCACGTCACGCCCGTCCTGCTGCTGCACACGGACCGGGCGGAGATAGCCACGGAGGAGT acaTCCCCATCAACGACACTCTCGAGGGAATCGTCATTCTGAAGAAGGACCCCAACTACGTGCCGCCAGCGATCAACTGA
- a CDS encoding PH domain containing protein (encoded by transcript PVX_003725A): MEIVNEGWVFKQSKYLKRLRKRYMILTKNFICSFKSQYYQAEKPTEILYLNNFTELTSLEDLRKIKLVENELGLTNVHLFSISYDSRKIMFATVDGEEKHKWIKHISRQMIKPTVLLSE, translated from the exons ATGGAAATAGTGAACGAAGGGTGGGTTTTCAAGCAGTCCAAATATTTGAAGCGGTTGCGAAAGAGGTACATGATACTAACGAAGAATTTCATCTGTTCCTTTAAGTCGCAGTATTACCAGGCGGAGAAGCCCACCGAG ATCTTGTACCTGAACAATTTCACCGAGCTGACCTCCCTGGAGGATCTCCGCAAAATAAAGCTCGTGGAAAATGAGTTGGGCCTGACCAACGTGCACTTGTTCAGCATAAGTTACGACAGCAGGAAAATTATGTTTGCGACTGTGgacggggaggagaagcacaaGTGGATAA AGCACATCAGCAGGCAGATGATCAAACCCACAGTTCTGCTCAGCGAGTGA
- a CDS encoding hypothetical protein, conserved (encoded by transcript PVX_003715A), producing the protein MGFVKAEEFVNQHMRVNREIKELCSRKNEEFKFNIFIFYHNDIDSICTEHILHFHKNVRRDINIFSYGIEKKEDLLNFCKKYEDVILIGMCSHMNTDGDVYSLVEDFFTGIMGKSYVGYLKFFVIDNRRPYHEIFETSDKWDLVLSEGEMADVMAMYGSAPISGATERDNRGKAGSDTDTRKKTGSAADTRGKAKANARQKLQSYYHTVKEENKCMCLMIYPFIQCVSEDDSSAIIFISSVSLISYLKTDAVTYEYYNKEIKNLHNDSMNISNGHFISFDPERGLLPMLSFMSLNESLEIDERIYIYDHKNVKNTFNKIRTMCHIEIKEFTGNFRQLDLKKQNEILIKLKSFIKIIRPMNTLAWKRRTYVLYNSDSFYFLIVLIYIYINRIKKMDSYLYNCLKTSDFLFNIFKDRLKQSEIYDKLIEKHLHKNAASYLSVLIKKIMESNKKSINITSDFKIFLDIFQTARNSYTHPFELRFLSNMFSSFQSYCNDKYKTYHLLVCHINDSDETLLYGFTPLNKRDYWPSVFSKIAYSNSEQITYDTLADVNTLRIRKNDFKFILSEIKDVFRGVLRYQRRRELHAEDSTDGEEADEAGEAGEADEADEADEADEAGEAGEADEADEADEADEADEVVEEGEAVEEDADEATEEADAADETEP; encoded by the exons ATGGGGTTCGTGAAGGCGGAGGAGTTCGTGAACCAGCACATGCGGGTGAACAGGGAAATCAAGGAGCTGTGCAGCCGGAAAAACGAGGAGTTCAAATTTAACATCTTCATTTTCTACCACAACGACATAGACTCCATCTGCACGGAGCACATCCTGCactttcacaaaaatgtgaggaGGGACATTAACATATTCAGCTACGGGAtagagaagaaggaggacctGCTGAACTTCTGCAAGAAATATGAAGAC GTGATCCTCATTGGCATGTGCTCTCATATGAACACAGATGGGGATGTGTATTCCCTCGTGGAGGACTTTTTTACTGGCATCATGGGGAAGAGCTACGTGGGgtacttaaaattttttgtcaTCGATAATAGGAGGCCCTACCACGAGATCTTTGAGACGAGTGACAAGTGGGACTTGGTGCTGAGCGAGGGGGAGATGGCCGACGTGATGGCCATGTACGGCAGCGCCCCGATTAGCGGCGCAACGGAGAGGGACAATCGTGGAAAAGCTGGCAGCGACACGGACACCCGCAAAAAAACCGGCAGCGCCGCGGACACGCGCGGAAAAGCCAAGGCCAACGCGCGGCAGAAGCTGCAGAGCTACTACCACAccgtgaaggaggaaaacaagTGCATGTGCCTGATGATTTACCCCTTCATCCAGTGCGTGAGCGAAGACGACTCCTCCGCAATCATCTTCATCTCGAGCGTGTCCCTCATCTCTTATTTGAAAACGGACGCAGTGACGTACGAGTACTACAATAaggagataaaaaatttacacaacGACTCGATGAACATATCCAATGGGCACTTCATCTCATTCGACCCCGAGAGGGGTCTGCTGCCCATGCTCTCCTTCATGTCTCTGAATGAGTCCCTAGAAATTGATGAGCGCATATACATCTACGACCACAAGAATGTAAAGAACACCTTTAACAAGATCAGAACCATGTGCCATATAGAGATAAAGGAATTCACTGGAAATTTTAGACAATTGgatttgaaaaaacaaaatgaaatccTCATTAAGCTAAAGTCCTTCATAAAGATCATCCGTCCAATGAACACCCTCGCATGGAAACGAAGAACATACGTCCTCTATAACAGCGAcagcttttattttctgaTCGTCCTCATCTACATCTACATTAACAgaatcaaaaaaatggattcatATCTCTATAACTGCCTCAAGACGTcggatttcctttttaacatttttaaagacaGACTCAAACAGTCAGAAATTTACGATAAGCTGATTGAAAAGCATCTACACAAAAACGCAGCTAGCTATTTAAGTGttctaattaaaaaaattatggagagtaacaaaaaaagtattAACATTACATCTgactttaaaatatttttagacATTTTTCAAACGGCTAGAAATTCCTACACCCATCCATTTGAGCTGAGGTTTCTCTCCAATATGTTCTCCTCATTTCAATCCTACTGCAATGATAAGTATAAGACGTATCACCTCCTCGTCTGCCACATAAACGATTCGGATGAGACTCTCCTTTATGGGTTTACTCCGCTCAACAAAAGGGACTACTGGCCTTCTGTGTTCTCCAAAATCGCCTACAGCAACTCAGAGCAAATTACCTACGACACCCTGGCCGATGTGAACACCCTGCGCATCCGCAAAAACGACTTTAAGTTCATCCTCAGCGAGATCAAGGACGTCTTCCGCGGCGTCCTCCGCTACCAGCGCAGGAGGGAGCTCCACGCGGAGGACAGCACGGACGGGGAAGAGGCAGACGAAGCAGGCGAAGCAGGCGAAGCAgacgaagcagacgaagcagacgaagcagacgaagcAGGCGAAGCAGGCGAAGCAgacgaagcagacgaagcagacgaagcagacgaagcagacgaagtggtggaggaaggagaagccGTGGAGGAAGACGCAGACGAAGCGACGGAAGAGGCGGACGCCGCAGACGAAACGGAGCCCTGA